The Lathyrus oleraceus cultivar Zhongwan6 chromosome 5, CAAS_Psat_ZW6_1.0, whole genome shotgun sequence genome includes the window AAGGCCATGTACCATTTAAGAGTGGcaccagttaaactgtcttgaaagtagtggatcagaAGTTGATGGTTGTCAGTTTGAATGGACATCTTCCtagcatacatcaccaaatgacttTGAAGACATGGATTTACTTTGTATTTCTCGAAGTCTGGTACTTTGAATTTCAGCGGAATTTGAACATTAagaaccaagcagagttcggaagcggtcttgccaaaaagatccttacCTCGAAGAGCGTTGATTTCCCTTTGCATTTCTAAGAACTGGTCTTGAAATCCCTCTAACCTTTCATCTACTCCCACAACTTCGCTTGGAGCAGCGTGATAAATTTTTTCTTCATTATAAGGAGTCGTATGCACCATAGGAGGAGGTACAGACATCACAACAATCAGTACTAGAGAGTCAGCGTTTTGAGGGCGGTATCTAGTTGGCATATAACCGTGAGGAATGCCCCAAGGGAAAACGGGTAGCATGTGATATTGTTGATCATTGACGGGTGCCACTGGAATGGGCGTCGAAACATTCTTAGAGATTGTTGTTCGTTGCAATGGATCTTGAGAATTATTCGAtgactgattctgagcagccaccAAAGTCTCCATCATATCAGTAAGCCTTTCCAAACTGTCTTTCAAGGTGATTACTTCCTCTCTGAGCTCTTTATTTTCTTGTTCAAGCTGACTCATCCTTCTCCGGCGACTGGCTCGAGTATTATACTGGTGATTCAGTTTGACTATTGGAGGGAGAAGacactgtaagaccctaattttgtccttaagatccttcatggtatcataacattgcatttgcattgcctcaaggatcattagtatcttggttccctttgcctttgggtgggacttcttgagaatggtttgagatcacaaagcatgcttgaattgtatatcatttcttttcttcttttgttttactaaccaaaagcacaaaaatatgtcactaacatcttttgtttgtagcttgagcaatcacaaagtcaagagcttcaaagagatcattggtacaaagatatggccaagtgaaggtgatagcaagcatggtaatggttcccaaagctctcatccataaaatatgcctcccaagcatctcaactcatcattttgatcaaagcaagtcaaaaGATTTGAGGCTGGTTCCtcagggaaaccctaattcatctgtgcaccatagtgccttgctcatgaagcaacctcagcccatgatcaaatacaatcaagggaacttctttaattcttcatttcattcatatttgaacttatttgagtgtcctcaatcatcaatttttcaagatatgagtcatggacttgagaagttgatcagtcaatttatctgactattttgaaatgcactgagacctaactttatatgtgttggtcaaatgaaGATGGTTCCAGAAcaaacaatgttcttaaggacaatatgaacaactttcatgttcatcaaaaatttatttgaagcttggaaggccatctcccattccaatacattataggtcattttgactgaaaccctaattttaagtcaacttcccaaggacataactcattcattttttatgattttgggtgggataaaatgcattggaaagcttaagatgtctacttcaaattttatgttgaacaaaatttcaaaatctcaaaggaaatacatgtgataatgcaagacattataggtcattttgggccaaatgcattgaaaggcaaaaaagtccaacttcaagtgcccataactctttcatcaaaactccaaatgatgcaaaatttaagtccattttgattgtattgaaaatatctacaacttttatgttggaggttttttcattttaggcttgcatcatcaaaacataagggcttgaacattggccaaatttagaaactttgcctttacatgttttgcaccttgcactttaaactccaatttcaccaatttccacacttcaaatggatttttgcccaacataacaattgttccttacattaaaacctttccaaccattactcacatgatcatgtttggatttggcaaatggcattttcgaagaggagaagttttaggcatgattatgcataacatgttgaaattcaTCACACAAGCCAATTCACTCCAAGCTGCACGCCCAAaccatctcacat containing:
- the LOC127079911 gene encoding uncharacterized protein LOC127079911, translated to MSQLEQENKELREEVITLKDSLERLTDMMETLVAAQNQSSNNSQDPLQRTTISKNVSTPIPVAPVNDQQYHMLPVFPWGIPHGYMPTRYRPQNADSLVLIVVMSVPPPMVHTTPYNEEKIYHAAPSEVVGVDERLEGFQDQFLEMQREINALRGKDLFGKTASELCLVLNVQIPLKFKVPDFEKYKVNPCLQSHLVMYARKMSIQTDNHQLLIHYFQDSLTGATLKWYMALDNAKIRTFNDIGEAFILQYKYNIDMALDRDQLRAMSQKDKESFKEYAQRWREIAAQIFPTLEEKEVTKIFFKTLSSFYYDRMIASAPSYFTEMVNMGMRLKEEV